A stretch of DNA from Ovis aries strain OAR_USU_Benz2616 breed Rambouillet chromosome 14, ARS-UI_Ramb_v3.0, whole genome shotgun sequence:
atggcagGAACCAAATTAAACATATCTGCAGACTAGTTTTAGATCCGGAAGGTAGAGGCACAAGTGTTTAAAGGATGAGCAGGTGAGAAGAGGCCTGGAAGGAACAGCCAGAGAGCTAGGGGCTGGGAGGAAATTCCGTGGCAGAGGGGCTGGCCCTGGTGTGCATGATAGTTGGGGTGCTGGCCtgaggggagagaagaggaggaggtggtgtGTGGGCTGGGAGCAGGGTTAAGGGGGACCCTGGCCTTTGAGCCATCTGTAGTAGGGCAGGTGCAAGGGAAAGGGTACATTCTCCCAACCCCCGAACTGACAGCATGCCGCCTCCTTTCCCAGAAAGTCACTTCGGCTGCTGAGACAAAAATACATCTGTGGAATGAAACACTGACGAACCACATGCCAGAATGGGGACGTTGGTCTCCTGTAAGAGGAGTGTCTTCAATTTCAGCATCTCAGGCTATGAATGGAGAGCCGGGTACCCCAGCTCTGCACTTGCTGAGCCACACAAGAGGCCTGAGCACAGGAGTTGGGGGTCTGGGTGCTGGGCTGGGGCCCTGGCAGGCTCCGTGCAGATGATCCGTTTGGGCCCTCACTCCTGGCAGGACCTTGGCTGAAAGGCAGCAGCTTCCTGGACAGGTCAGAGCTGAGGCCTGGGGATGAGCACCCCCACACTGGGCCTCCCCGGTAGCCTCACCAGCCACCTCCATCATGGACCCCTGCTAGAGGAACTGAGAAGTCTCAAGGGGAGTGTGGAGAGAATCCACACCTGAAGCAGTTGCTGCCTCTAGGGGCAGAAACGCCTGTTCTGTAACAGCTGGCCAGACGGGGCTTTAGAAAACTCTGGAGTCACCAAGAGCAGCTTTTGGATAGGGAGCAGAAAGTCGACATGCTGAGCATGTCAGGCTCAGGAGAAGATAATGTATAATGACCAAATTACCATGGTCTAAAAACTCCTGCAATTGCATCCAAATTAGCAGAAATAATTATGATTCACTTTAATTAGTGACTCCGGAAGTGAAGCCTGGAGCTGGTGGGCAGAGTGCCTGGCATGGCAGCTGCATGACAGCCAAGGGGGAGAGGACATCCCAGCCAGGAGGGCTGGTAGCCTGAGGGAGCAGCTTTGGTAACAGCCGGGCCTGAGAACTCTGTCTTCAAGCTGCACCCGCTTGTCTGCAGTGATTCAGAGCAGGGTCTCCCTGCCACCTCCTCTTAGCACCGTCTGCCACCTTCACCACCGGCACCTGAGAAGCTCCCAGGCCTTGTCCCTCCCACATGGCTCCCACCATGTCAGTAGGCTCTACGTTGCCCCCGCTTTACAGACAGGGAAATGGTGGTACAGAGATTACCCGGTCTGGAATCTTGGCTCCTGTTCGTGCATGATTTCCCTTGTCTCTGAGCCAGGGGCCCCTCGATTTAGCTCCATAAAAGGCCTTGTCTGCCCCTTGCCCTCCCAGAGAGTGAGGCCCGCCCCTAACCAGCTGCAGCCCGCCTCCCCCCTACCCTCCAAACTCTGAGGCCTGCTGGTGGAGGCCCCCCTACCTTGAGATACAGCGCTCCCTTTGAGGCCAGGCTGTCAGAGAACCGCCCGTTGGGGTAACAGTGATAGGCCACATCCATGATGGGGTAGCGGCTGGCAAAGAAGAGGCCGCTGTTGAGACACTTGAAGCTGCAGCAGCCGTGGCAGCCGTACACCCCGACGTCGTAGAGGATGTACTCGAAGTAGCCGTGCAGCTGGTCTTTCAACTTGGCGGCTGCCCGCTTGTCAAATACCTCCTGCAGGCACAGGAAGTCCAGGTTGGCAGGGAAGAAAGCTGAGACCTCGTGGTCGAAGGCCTCATCTGGGTGGCGCCTCCTGCGCGCAGCCGCCTTCTTCACCACCGAGGCCTTGTTCGGAAGCTTGCTGTTGGCGCCTGGCTCCCCGCTGCCACCATCAGCCCCGGCCCGGCCCTTCACCAGGGACTCCCTGGAGGCCGAGGGGCTGCCCAGGCTCCCCGAGTCCCCATCTCGCTGACTGTGGTTGGGTGTCTGGCCCCGTGGGCCCCCACCAGCCCCGTTCCTGGCCTGGCCCCCATTGGGGGGATCGACGGCTTCGGGGGGCCGACCCCCCTCGTCACCACTGATGCGCACGATGCAGGCATCCTCAAGGTTGCCTCCGTCACCTGGGTCCCCAGAGGCCAGGCCGTTGGCAGCCTCATCACTAGGATGACGCCCGCTGTCGCCCTTGTACTCCACAGAGGCCGTCCTCTTGATGCTTCCGGGGACAGCCCGTGGCACACCATCACTGCCCTGCGGTGACACCAGGCTGCTGAAGCTGGCGGCGCTGATGGAGGTGTTGGTGGGAGAGTCGATGTAGATTTTGATCTGGGGTCTACTGGCCCCATTGCGGATTCTCTGCCCGATTTCTTTGGCACGGGCTTGGGTGTTGAACACATTGTTGAGCCTGGCCAGCGAGTCCGGGAGGAGGCAGAGGTTGGCGGTGGCGAAGCAGAAGCTTTTGCCAGGACCTGTACCCTTCCATTCGCTTAGCAGGGCCG
This window harbors:
- the SMPD3 gene encoding sphingomyelin phosphodiesterase 3 — encoded protein: MVLYTTPFPNSCLSALHAVSWALIFPCYWLADRLLASFIPTTYEKRQRADDPCYLQLLCTVLFTPVYLALLVASLPFAFLGFLLWSPLQSARRPYIYSRLEDKGPTGGAALLSEWKGTGPGKSFCFATANLCLLPDSLARLNNVFNTQARAKEIGQRIRNGASRPQIKIYIDSPTNTSISAASFSSLVSPQGSDGVPRAVPGSIKRTASVEYKGDSGRHPSDEAANGLASGDPGDGGNLEDACIVRISGDEGGRPPEAVDPPNGGQARNGAGGGPRGQTPNHSQRDGDSGSLGSPSASRESLVKGRAGADGGSGEPGANSKLPNKASVVKKAAARRRRHPDEAFDHEVSAFFPANLDFLCLQEVFDKRAAAKLKDQLHGYFEYILYDVGVYGCHGCCSFKCLNSGLFFASRYPIMDVAYHCYPNGRFSDSLASKGALYLKVQVGSTPQDQRIVGYISCTHLHALSEDSDIRCEQLNMLQDWLADFRKSTSSSSAANPEELVAFDIICGDFNFDNCSSDDKLEQQHSLFTRYKDPCRLGPGEEKPWAIGTLLDQDGLYDEEVCTPDNLQKVLESEEGRREYLAFPTSKSPGGGQKGRKELLKGNGRRIDYMLHGEEGLCPDWKAEVEEFSFITQLSGLTDHLPVAMRLMVSVGDDEA